One Aspergillus oryzae RIB40 DNA, chromosome 2 genomic window carries:
- a CDS encoding putative R3H domain protein (mRNA cleavage and polyadenylation factor I complex, subunit RNA15), whose translation MYHDNQARSPGSQRHQQTLHRQPSRQFDAYGPMPVNLYEDPMSRYETGRLERLNPPLHNNNYAYDLSGSQTWNPNGFANPQALGAIRSASTSLKTTSRTGRSGLPTTWLDQQPGMPNAFSNLGPGPLQSSAMRPEASASSEADDELIPTAIVIKNIPFAVKKEQLVQLMTELNLPLPYAFNYHFDNGVFRGLAFANFTSAEETATVIEVLNHFELQGRKLRVEYKKMLPLQERERIEREKRERRGQLEEQHRPMATSQLQTQSSMSSLTSHLPATSPSPVSQRGQKLEVDLNDSTTLSYYSQLLLFKEDTSRDTLCFPSNLSPVQRRTVHTLAHNMGLGHASRGSGEQRQVHVFKVAPGTNVSPPLSSIPAAVQPAETARRGLNRAATIDFSEARNDGPAPYGTLRSQASGFLGVLDSPGNFGNAQNLRAAKSFADLRSYTPSPVPSSASFPAALQSNGARLQHYDGATSGASNTPTLTPAPSGSSLGMPRDDNLLVNSLSSLSLGTGIGGPSSSPRRLRGMFSWEQPESQPSSAGPIGSNRSIGVGFDGQSQERVPIRQPRGPLPEKGPGFRRQNGHQSRGSDELRTNSGVEIIVE comes from the exons ATGTATCACGACAACCAAGCGCGTTCTCCTGGCTCTCAGCGTCACCAGCAGACGTTGCATCGTCAGCCTTCGCGACAGTTTGATGCGTACGGTCCTATGCCTGTGAATCTGTACGAGGATCCCATGTCTCGCTACGAGACCGGCCGTCTGGAGCGTCTGAACCCTCCGCTACACAACAACAATTATGCTTATGACCTTTCCGGTTCGCAAACTTGGAACCCGAATGGCTTTGCCAACCCTCAGGCTCTTGGAGCCATTCGGTCGGCCTCCACCAGCTTGAAGACTACGTCTCGCACAGGAAGGTCCGGCTTGCCTACG ACCTGGCTTGATCAGCAGCCGGGTATGCCTAATGCCTTCTCGAATCTTGGACCCGGGCCCCTCCAAAGCAGCGCGATGCGCCCAGAAGcatccgcatcctccgaGGCCGACGATGAGTTGATTCCGACGGCGATCGTTATCAAGAACATTCCCTTCGCTGTTAAAAAGGAGCAGCTCGTACAGCTGATGACCGAGCTGAATTTGCCGCTGCCGTATGCGTTCAACTACCATTTTGACAACGGCGTGTTTCGGGGACTGGCATTCGCGAACTTCACATCCGCGGAGGAAACAGCGACGGTGATCGAGGTTCTGAACCACTTCGAGCTTCAAGGACGGAAGTTGAGGGTCGAGTACAAGAAGATGCTGCCGCTTCAAGAGCGCGAACGCATTGAACGCGAGAAGCGCGAGCGTCGCGGCCAGTTGGAAGAACAACATCGGCCCATGGCGACCTCCCAGCTTCAAACCCAGAGCTCTATGTCCTCGCTGACTTCCCATCTCCCCGCGACATCTCCATCGCCCGTCTCTCAGCGTGGCCAGAAGCTAG AGGTCGATTTGAATGACAGCACGACGCTATCATATTAttctcaacttcttctgttcaAGGAAGATACCAGTCGCGACACACTGTGCTTCCCTTCGAACCTTTCCCCGGTTCAGCGTCGGACTGTTCACACTCTTGCTCATAACATGGGCTTGGGTCACGCTTCTCGCGGATCTGGGGAACAGCGGCAGGTGCATGTGTTCAAGGTGGCCCCTGGCACCAATGTGAGCCCTCCATTGTCATCGATTCCTGCCGCAGTACAGCCTGCCGAAACAGCTCGTCGCGGACTGAACCGCGCGGCAACGATTGATTTTAGTGAAGCGCGCAACGATGGTCCTGCCCCGTACGGCACCCTTCGCAGCCAGGCGTCGGGATTCCTTGGTGTTCTCGATTCCCCTGGAAATTTCGGGAATGCCCAGAATCTGCGTGCGGCGAAGTCGTTCGCAGACCTGCGTTCCTATACTCCGTCGCCTGTGCCTTCGTCCGCGAGCTTCCCGGCAGCCCTGCAGTCGAATGGTGCACGCCTCCAGCATTATGATGGTGCCACCAGTGGCGCCTCCAATACCCCGACGCTCACGCCTGCCCCATCTGGATCGTCTCTGGGCATGCCGCGGGATGATAATTTGTTAGTGAACAGTCTCAGCAGCCTTTCTCTGGGAACTGGAATTGGTGGGCCTAGCTCAAGCCCACGGAGATTGCGGGGTATGTTTTCTTGGGAACAGCCGGAAAGTCAACCTTCCAGTGCTGGACCCATCGGTAGTAACCGATCCATCGGAGTTGGATTTGACGGACAGTCACAGGAGCGCGTGCCAATTAGGCAGCCGAGAGGCCCCCTGCCCGAAAAGGGCCCAGGTTTTCGACGCCAAAACGGACACCAATCGCGTGGCAGCGACGAATTGCGGACCAACTCTGGCGTGGAAATCATTGTGGAGTAA
- a CDS encoding putative GPI anchored protein (predicted protein): protein MRTAQLLALSGLMLMSNVAMGAELDHDDVPNRCWDVCGPVVGIAHKCDNMHDSDRAEMNCICDWKQAPSLIPLCEACIAQYRSERNNRDHDDDDDDDDRNPHHNDAYDILTSCSLSTTSYNPTAAASAVSSASANATDATPTATSSGISDSTNGGSSGNSNSNSASNTNSAVSAQNTGNAASAYSSPKAASLAAVVGLGFLAWL, encoded by the exons ATGCGTACCGCCCAATTACTCGCTCTCTCCGGCCTCATGCTCATGAGCAACGTCGCCATGGGCGCCGAGCTGGACCACGACGATGTACCCAATCGCTGCTGGGATGTCTGCGGTCCGGTGGTAGGAATTGCGCACAAATGCGACAACATGCACGACAGTGACCGCGCCGAGATGAATTGTATCTGCGACTGGAAGCAGGCACCATCCCTGATCCCTCTCTGCGAGGCCTGTATCGCGCAGTATCGCAGCGAACGCAACAACAGGGAccacgatgatgatgacgacgatgatgaccgTAACCCCCACCACAACG ATGCCTACGACATCCTCACCTCTTGCTCCCTCTCAACAACCAGCTACAACCCGACCGCCGCAGCTTCCGCCGTTAGCTCCGCAAGCGCCAATGCCACCGATGCAACCCCTACCGCAACTTCATCGGGCATCTCCGACTCCACGAATGGTGGCTCCTCGGGTAACTCTAACAGTAATTCGGCAAGCAACACCAACTCCGCGGTTAGCGCCCAGAACACTGGCAATGCGGCGTCTGCGTATTCCAGTCCCAAGGCTGCTTCCTTGGCTGCTGTTGTCGGACTAGGCTTTCTTGCCTGGCTGTGA
- a CDS encoding uncharacterized protein (predicted protein) has translation MLLPDLVLSGSIECQAVITHFFILCQSDFLACPSCPRMFLDPSAEDDEARETASDIIDRTHSGGKHRTKAFYNNILKKCFNNNPRCGGESAEEENDIPRRQVW, from the exons ATGCTATTACCTGATCTTGTCTTGTCAGGATCAATTGAGTGCCAAGCGGTGATCACCcatttttttattctttgtcAGTCTGACTTCCTCGCTTGTCCGAGCTGTCCTAGGATGTTCCTAGATCCCAGtgcagaggatgacgaggcaAGGGAGACAGCGAGTGACATCATCGACAGAACACACTCTGGAGGTAAACATCGAACCAAGGCAttctacaacaacatcctgAAGAAGTGCTTCAACAATAATCCCCGA TGTGGCGGTGAAagtgcagaagaagagaatgacaTTCCCCGCAGACAAGTCTGGTAG
- a CDS encoding putative aldo-keto reductase (AKR) (predicted protein), producing MARSAMPKISWDRHLLRSVQNAPPATLPVFIYGTAWKKDRTADLVHQALDAGFRAIDTAAQPKHYREDLVGEGIHRAIRDGAIRREDLHIQTKFTSVNGQNPDDMPYDPNASVTDQVHASIKSSLEHLRSSDAPESVNDAYIDMLILHSPLPTMSQTLEAWSVFETYVPHRIRNLGISNCTLPLLRELSSLVKVKPAVVQNRFYGGTQFDVPLRSYCRDNDIIYQSFWTLTANPELVQSDTIQLLASRTEISPAAALYCLVLALGNTTLLNGTCNRGRMEADLTAPEKVGRFSQEHPGVWQRVLENFQQLIGDRVAL from the exons ATGGCTCGCTCTGCCATGCCCAAGATATCATGGGATAGACATCTCCTACGTTCGGTGCAGAACGCACCTCCTGCGACTCTACCAGTCTTCATATATGGCACTGCATGGAAGAAAGATCGAACAGCAGATCTAGTGCACCAAGCTCTTGACGCTGGCTTCCGTGCCATAGACACCGCGGCCCAGCCGAAGCATTACCGGGAAGATTTGGTAGGCGAGGGCATACACAGGGCTATCCGGGACGGAGCGATCCGACGAGAGGATCTCCAT ATCCAAACCAAATTCACATCTGTCAATGGGCAGAACCCCGATGATATGCCCTATGATCCTAATGCTTCGGTAACGGATCAAGTACACGCTTCTATCAAATCATCCCTAGAGCATCTTCGTTCATCTGACGCCCCAGAAAGTGTCAACGACGCGTATATCGATATGCTCATCCTCCATTCCCCGCTTCCGACAATGTCTCAGACATTGGAGGCCTGGTCCGTGTTTGAGACCTACGTCCCTCATCGAATCCGAAACCTAGGCATATCCAATTGTACCTTGCCGCTGCTTAGGGAACTATCCTCACTAGTCAAAGTGAAACCAGCGGTTGTCCAGAATCGCTTTTATGGGGGCACGCAGTTTGATGTCCCGTTGCGCTCATATTGCCGGGATAACGACATAATTTACCAGAGCTTCTGGACACTGACAGCGAATCCAGAGTTGGTTCAATCGGATACAATCCAATTGTTAGCAAGCCGCACAGAGATCAGCCCTGCCGCAGCTCTGTATTGCCTGGTTTTAGCCCTAGGAAACACCACCTTATTGAACGGAACGTGTAATCGGGGCCGCATGGAAGCGGATTTGACTGCCCCTGAGAAGGTAGGGAGATTCTCCCAAGAGCACCCTGGTGTATGGCAGAGGGTGCTTGAGAACTTCCAGCAACTGATTGGGGATCGTGTCGCGCTCTAA
- a CDS encoding uncharacterized protein (heat shock transcription factor), with protein MSPQGLASRKRPAPGTSPIVHPQLGPVSNYPQNSGAQLSNDQFLQWGQNTSSNVVSPASFSDANPYGATAYSAGQDVPASTATASTQLARRQTPNQLVSRNRGYEQTPSSMSDHGSNTGEPGGWGESLDELYQRALVAKREVQAKRKQIPPFVQKLSSFLDESKNTDLIRWSDDGNSFIVLDEDEFAKTLIPELFKHNNYASFVRQLNMYGFHKKVGLSDNSMRASERKNKSPSEYANPYFKRGHPDLLWLIQKPKNTAGQGSKSGKANVRVKTEEVDEHDNDDYDDVPGARDDRSRNRQLSLIQGGSIMPKDQLAGVYRELQAIRQQQQVISNTITKLRREHEQLYAQAANFQEQHTRHENSINAILTFLATVYNRSLQGQEGPQNLANSFAGAISQDQGNVVDMGDDYSLSTLGAQHMNSPGGPRAMKKQPLLLKAAPSERQSRATTLSPAASAYDGPQPRGHARHPSAPQHGHVEEVFDTSPQPKEAQPPQTEQFPQRDIMSVIQNSNARNGVPPTSFADFPNVLSSLETSNGNVPLTPNQRADMLRLMANETSAGDSNVPVSQNNALVTPTPPPMPLGYSNRLANTRAEIDNLVKMQAEQDRSVQNLTNLLQPLSPTGTIPGMVTGDGSVPPPPLDLDQIFNNDYFTDIGDLEKNKNNLDFGNTTTSVPATAPIEPVTTGADDSVINDGNDLFDFDHIPDNGDLFDGPGQQQQNPGFYNGYDGSGFDNTINPGAGRIIETLTDSEATSPSNTVDEPAQYGVSNGGKDFQGGKGNGGSAKRRKKA; from the exons ATGAGTCCTCAAGGCTTGGCGTCTCGCAAAAGACCTGCTCCCGGCACATCTCCTATCGTTCATCCACAACTAGGCCCGGTCTCTAACTATCCGCAAAACTCTGGCGCTCAGCTCTCAAATGACCAGTTCTTGCAATGGGGTCAGAACACTTCCTCGAATGTTGTCAGCCcggcttccttttctgatGCGAACCCCTATGGTGCTACAGCATATTCGGCGGGCCAAGATGTGCCGGCATCTACGGCAACTGCATCTACACAACTGGCACGTAGACAGACACCAAATCAACTGGTCAGCCGGAATCGCGGATATGAACAGACACCGTCCTCCATGTCGGACCATGGGAGTAATACCGGAGAGCCTGGGGGCTGGGGGGAAAGTTTAGACGAGCTCTACCAGCGAGCGTTGGTTGCGAAGAGGGAGGTGCAGGCTAAGAGGAAACAAATCCCTCCGTTTGTTCAAAAGCTAAGCAG TTTCCTGGACGAGTCTAAGAACACTGACCTGATTCGGTGGTCCGATGACGGAAACTCCTTTATCGTGTTagacgaggacgagttcGCAAAGACCCTTATTCCCGAACTTTTCAAGCATAACAACTACGCTTCCTTTGTCCGCCAGTTGAACATGTACGGGTTTCATAAGAAGGTGGGGCTCTCGGATAATTCGATGCGCGCCAGTGAACGAAAGAACAAGAGCCCTAGCGAGTATGCGAACCCATACTTCAAGCGTGGACACCCCGATTTGCTGTGGTTGATACAGAAACCTAAGAATACGGCAGGGCAAGGGAGCAAGTCAGGGAAAGCCAATGTACGCGTGAAAACCGAAGAAGTGGATGAacatgacaatgatgactACGATGATGTCCCTGGTGCACGAGACGACCGATCCCGAAACCGACAATTATCCCTAATTCAAGGAGGGAGTATTATGCCGAAGGATCAACTCGCGGGGGTTTATCGGGAGTTGCAGGCTATTcgacagcaacagcaggTTATCTCCAACACAATTACCAAGCTGCGGAGAGAACACGAGCAACTCTACGCACAGGCCGCCAACTTCCAAGAGCAGCACACTCGTCACGAGAATTCCATCAATGCGATTCTCACCTTTCTGGCGACTGTCTATAATCGCAGCCTTCAGGGACAGGAAGGGCCTCAGAATCTCGCCAATTCCTTTGCTGGAGCCATCTCACAGGATCAAGGCAACGTAGTTGACATGGGAGACGACTATTCACTGAGCACCTTGGGTGCTCAGCATATGAACAGCCCTGGGGGACCGCGAGCAATGAAGAAGCAACCCTTACTACTAAAAGCTGCGCCGTCAGAACGACAAAGTCGCGCAACAACCCTCTCACCGGCCGCCAGTGCGTATGATGGCCCACAACCGCGGGGCCATGCTCGCCACCCGAGCGCTCCCCAACACGGTCATGTTGAAGAAGTCTTTGATACCAGTCCCCAGCCGAAAGAGGCGCAACCACCCCAAACCGAGCAGTTTCCTCAGCGGGATATTATGTCCGTCATTCAAAATTCCAATGCGCGAAATGGAGTTCCCCCAACAAGCTTTGCGGACTTTCCCAATGTATTGTCGTCGCTGGAAACCTCAAATGGCAATGTTCCTCTTACCCCAAACCAACGCGCGGATATGCTCCGTCTCATGGCCAACGAAACTAGCGCGGGTGACTCCAATGTACCTGTGTCACAGAACAATGCCTTAGTGACCCCCACACCACCGCCAATGCCTCTCGGTTATTCGAATCGTCTTGCCAATACTCGCGCGGAGATTGACAACCTTGTGAAAATGCAGGCTGAACAAGATCGTTCAGTCCAGAACTTAACAAACCTTCTACAGCCGCTCAGCCCAACAGGGACAATCCCGGGCATGGTAACAGGCGATGGGAGTGTGCCTCCTCCCCCGCTAGACCTCGATCAGATCTTCAATAATGACTACTTCACGGACATTGGAGATCTTGAGAAAAATAAGAACAATTTAGACTTTGGAAACACCACGACTTCGGTACCAGCTACGGCACCAATCGAGCCTGTCACTACAGGTGCAGATGATAGCGTAATCAATGACGGAAACGACTTGTTTGATTTTGACCATATCCCTGATAATGGCGACCTATTCGACGGACCGggccaacagcaacagaacCCCGGCTTCTACAACGGCTACGATGGCAGCGGCTTTGATAATACGATAAATCCGGGTGCAGGTAGAATCATCGAGACTCTTACCGATAGCGAAGCGACCAGCCCAAGTAACACCGTGGATGAGCCTGCGCAATATGGCGTCTCTAACGGGGGCAAAGATTTCCAGGGAGGTAAGGGAAACGGTGGTAGCGCGAAGCGGCGCAAGAAGGCTTAA
- the cwc27 gene encoding putative peptidyl-prolyl cis-trans isomerase (peptidyl-prolyl cis-trans isomerase), translated as MSAHYATEPNPTASATINTTFGPLHISLFATQTPLTCRNFLQHCQDGYYTDTIFHRVVPGFIIQGGDPTGTGSGGTSIYEDPEFEYDPEARDPNEKVVLRDELHSRLRYNRRGLVGMAKSEDGSYGSQFFITLGNTERELNGQCTLFGRIEGDSIYNMVKIAEAERVEGTERPVYPVKITSCEIGELGPLAGKIKKRQITATRTAKTEDKPAPKKKKKNKGGKTLLSFGDDGDGDEDMPIRPAKPKFNSSLVTDTNIPESHKPAQEPAKPTKKRPRSPSPEPTKHRPKTPEPETQLPLPKPESPDRSPSPAPAPKQSFLSRTNAEIENLKASMRRTAHTGPADTGHKKSALEAMIPETAIRGRKRPPPGTSASTNGSNGITGFSSSADNETLKLFNAFKAKLESADSTSASTHKTTSQDTKPSTETQEADDEEAQLCDLHFIANCQSCKSWDDDQTAEGGKAGAAAEDEEGWLTHELRFGKDTLGKDLNWKREHQDADSLMVIDPREKEKEYVGGKRRGLERDRERDRKRERAGNLEWDKARRGK; from the coding sequence ATGTCCGCCCATTACGCAACAGAACCAAACCCCACAGCCTCAGCAACCATAAACACAACCTTCGGCCCCCTCCACATCTCCCTCTTCGCAACACAAACCCCCCTAACATGCCGGAACTTCCTCCAACACTGCCAGGACGGCTACTACACTGACACGATCTTCCACCGCGTGGTGCCCGGCTTCATCATCCAGGGCGGCGACCCGACGGGCACAGGTTCAGGGGGTACATCGATCTACGAGGACCCTGAGTTCGAATACGACCCGGAGGCGCGGGACCCGAACGAGAAGGTCGTGCTCCGCGATGAGCTGCACAGTCGGTTGCGGTATAACCGGCGCGGGCTGGTGGGGATGGCGAAGAGCGAGGACGGGAGTTACGGAAGTCAGTTCTTCATTACGTTGGGGAATACGGAGCGGGAGTTGAACGGCCAGTGTACGCTTTTCGGGCGCATTGAAGGTGATAGTATTTACAATATGGTGAAGATTGCAGAGGCGGAGAGGGTAGAGGGGACGGAACGACCCGTATACCCTGTGAAGATCACATCCTGTGAGATCGGGGAGTTAGGACCGCTAGCAggaaagatcaagaagcggCAGATCACTGCGACGCGAACCGCAAAGACAGAAGACAAGCCGGcgccgaaaaagaagaagaagaataagggAGGCAAGACACTCCTGAGTTTCGGCGACGACGGCGACGGCGACGAAGATATGCCCATTCGACCCGCGAAACCGAAGTTCAACTCCAGTCTCGTGACAGACACAAACATCCCCGAATCCCACAAACCAGCCCAAGAACCGGCGAAACCAACAAAGAAACGCCCGCGCTCTCCCTCCCCAGAGCCCACAAAACATCGCCCCAAAACCCCCGAACCAGAGACCCAgctccccctccccaaaccCGAATCGCCAGACCGCTCCCCctcaccagcaccagcaccaaaGCAATCCTTCCTCTCGCGCACCAATGCCGAAATCGAGAATCTCAAGGCTTCTATGCGCAGAACAGCTCACACCGGCCCGGCAGATACAGGGCACAAAAAATCCGCCCTGGAAGCCATGATCCCCGAGACGGCCATCCGCGGCCGCAAACGCCCTCCACCGGGCACATCGGCCTCAACTAACGGCTCAAACGGGATAACGGGCTTCAGCAGCTCAGCGGACAACGAGACACTTAAACTCTTCAATGCGTTCAAGGCCAAGCTTGAAAGTGCCGATTCAACGTCCGCATCCACGCACAAGACCACATCCCAGGATACCAAGCCTTCCACTGAGACGCAGGAAgcggatgacgaggaggcccAGCTCTGCGATCTTCACTTTATCGCGAATTGCCAATCTTGTAAATCATGGGATGATGATCAGACCGCAGAGGGCGGGAAGGCTGGTGCTGcggcggaggatgaggagggcTGGTTGACGCATGAGTTGCGCTTTGGTAAGGATACGCTGGGTAAGGATTTGAATTGGAAACGGGAGCATCAGGATGCGGACTCGCTTATGGTGATTGATCCgcgagagaaggagaaggaataTGTTGGAGGGAAGCGGAGAGGGCTTGAAAGAGATCGGGAACGAGATAGGAAGCGCGAGCGTGCAGGTAACCTGGAATGGGATAAGGCACGGAGAGGGAAATAA